The Stigmatopora argus isolate UIUO_Sarg chromosome 1, RoL_Sarg_1.0, whole genome shotgun sequence genome segment CCAAACAGTTGAGATTTTATGGTTTGGACTAATGCAATCTAAATATTGTACTATTTGTGTCTGTTACAGTGATGCAAAGCAAGTGGCATATGTTGTAAAATGCAGGGTGTGTATAAGGTATAGATGTTTTTATTCAGTTTTACACTGTGCCAGGAAATTATAAATTATTCAATAACTATTCTACTAACTAAGCTACTATTTTATTGGTAATGGAGTGGCTGGCAGTCACCAAATGTGTTATGGTACCAGGTGTCAATCAAGCCAATTTTAGTTACAGGGAAGCGTGGGGTGAAATATGATACCTTAAATACCTCTAAATATGACCAGCAATAATCACAATGGTTTGCAATAGGCAGAAAAtcttcaaagattttttttctataacagATCAAAATTTGCAGCCTTGCCAATAtcttttctattgattttgatCAATCGACGAATCAAAGTGTAACTTAATAtggaaaagataaaaatatcattcaattatgtccattgtatatatacatatatacacaaatattgaTATACTGTATCTTGTTGTTCAGCTCTTACTGAAAACAGTGcttcaattttctttttgataAGAGCCAAGATTTTCttgaaatcagaaaaaaatcacctcAAACAAGTTGAGCCTTTCAAATCAATTTGTCACCTTTTAATATCAAAGATGACAGCGGTGAaactgaatttatttatttttaaataaaacagaacCGGGATCAGCAAAGGTTCAATACGTCAACACTGTCTTTGGTAACCCAGTGTAAAAGCAGGTCTCTCCTGATTGAGGAGCAGAATTGTAGAAATGCCATGTTATGATGAGTCAATTGAACACGactgaaacaaaaaaacgtgCCACTAATAGAAATGAAACACTCTGTATTTAAAACTACTAGGTTGTTGCATGCTGTTCGATGACGCTCTCCCTCAAACTGCTGTATTTTGACAATGAAGAGGTTTAAATACGGGCAATTTAAATTTGtaccactttttgtttttttaagaatgataaTAAATGGAGTTCCCGTGTGGCATATACGCTAGCAGCAATGAAATGTCTCATGTGGTTCTCTTGATCTTTGTTGTAGACGAGTGTTAATAAAAGATTTTTCCAACTCACCTGGCCACCGATTGTAATGTCGAAGAAAACAATAGGATTGTTAGGGTTTGTCGCTTGAACCGACATTATTTCACTTAATTTGCGATTtcggagaaaaaataaaaaggcaggGAACTTGTACAGCGGCGGATTTGAATCCGGAAACTTGTATGGAAACCATATCGAGTCAAACTACGGCAAGTCATTTGGGACAAACCAAGAAAAAACGCGTACATTAGAAAACCTTCGTCAAACCACACACATTTCTGCAAATTTATATTAACCATgaacaaatattaaataatttaatttgttaAAACTTGATCATTTTATGTTGCTGTATAGAGTTAATATATACAAAGAACACTGAAAGTGTGTACCCacatttggctgggataggcaccagcaccccaacgagccttgtgaggattagcggaTTCGAGTTGATGTAATGAATGCATTTCTCAGTTCTAGCTTCTAGCACCTGATTTTCACCAGTTATTCATTAATTAGGGCTCCTTTATTAGCTTGTGTTGGTGCAGAAAGATATGTCTGAGTAACCTTCTTGTGGtctcagtttattttttttattttttggggacaaCTGGTGGAAAATGGCAGTGGAAGCagcaagtaaaaagaaaatacaattccACTCACAGAATTCCATCTGTACTGTAttgtagtatttaactcattgcctttCATTGTACATGATACACTCAATTCATTAAATCTAGGTCTGGCTGGGAATGATCGTTTAAGTGTGAGTGCGCTAATGGGAAAACCACAAATTAAATgagttttcttaaaaaaagaaatagttaCTTAACATACGTGACTGCCAAATGACAGTACGTATAGTGAACATATTATTGTCAAATATAGCTCATACTTCAGCAATTtgggggagagaaaaaacatCTTGGCTTtagtaaaaacacaattactcaagaacaaaaatgcattttcaagTTTAAagatttattaaaacttgaatttttaaatgacccaaaaaattcaaacgtggcaccaaaaaaaaaaaaaaagaatggcttCACAAAGCTGCCCTAGAGCACTGTGATTGAAAATGAGCATGTTTATAATCAAGTGGGTTAGAAAGCAGGGGAAACTAATAAAGCAAAAGGATGAAACGTTCTATGTGAAGTAGTAGGGCTTCTTGACATTGACGCCATACTCCGAAAGAGCAGGGCCCAGGTCCTCCATTGTAAGAGTATACTTCTTATCCTACAAATCAAGaagaaaacaatattaaaaCTTCAAACCAAATTCCCCAAAAGTTACAAggttaaacaaatatttaaaaaaaaaaaaaatcaaatacaacaATGAAGTgccaaatttatttttgtcaaagcAGAAAATAGGCAACATCTTTCTGCACAACAGTGGAGTAATTGGAGATACTCTACCCATCTAGACTTGTAAAATACACtggccctctttttttttttcatactcaaTCATGTTGCCATTGGACCAAATTGTTAAGTGGGCTTCCAGTTCTTTGTTATATAAGCAAATGGATCTTCCAGCGTGTTATACACACTCACTCATGCGTTCTTCATACTACAAATATGGCTGGAGTGGCACTATGAGTAAGTTGCATTTCCAGATGGGTTGCTGCTCCCTGTCCACCGGCTCAGAAAATGGGAAGAGCTTTAccagtaagaaaaaaagttgggaACCACTGTTGTAGCATTTCACAACTTTTTGGGAATCTGGTGCGTATAGGCACATTCTGAACAGGCATATATACGAGGCAATCCGAAAAAAAAGACCTTCGTCTTGCTCCTTGAACTTCCCGATGCTGTCCCCTTCATTTTACAGTACTGCAGGGCGTCGTTTGCGATGTCTGAAATGAATTTCTGCGAGGCCAGCGAGATCAGACGGATTCTAAGATAGGAAAAcaacgtaaaaaaaatcaacatgctACCAATTTGGTTTAATACAGTAACTGTGTGTATTGAATTTCATACATTCTTGGATCAGATGCTTCAAAGCCAGCCCGGTTGAGGTAGTAGCCTGTCACTGCATCAGGAATCTGGCAAAATAAAGAGAAATCACGGTCAATGGAAAACCCAACTTGAATGGCGGTTgtgcaaatatttgcctgaagAGGAATAGTAATACCACGTTTAATCCGCGGTTAACTGTACAGCTCGATAGTGTATAGGTTTGTCTGACTCCATGTGGCTTCAGAAGGGAGGTTGAGACAGCACAACTCACCGTGGGAGTGTACTCCTCCAGTTGCATGACAAAGTCAGCCAGAGGCGTCGTGGAGACATTGGGCTTCATGTCTCCGTTAGTGATGCTCCCTGGCACATAAACTCCATTCGGCACAGACGAGTCCGACGACGACGTCACCGCAGTGGCTGGGGTCGAAGCTGCAAGACAGGTGACCAATAACAGCGATGCAAAAATGTATTGTGATTCACTGCTCTCACTGCAAGGCAATTCCCACTACAAGGCTCATGAAAAAGATTAacaatttagtgtttttttttaaaggatgtaTTGATTGCTAGGGCGGTCCGGTGAAGCAAGTGGtgagcgcgttggcctcacagctctggtgacctgggttcaaatccaggtcggtccacctgtgtggagtttccatgttctcttcgagcctgcgtgggttttctctgggtactccggtttcctcccacattccaaagacatgcatggtaggctgattggacactttaaattgcctctaggtatgagtatgagcgtgaatggttgtttgtctccttgtgccctgcgattggctggccaccaattcagggtgtcccccgcctctggggcgaaatcagctgggataggctccagcacccccgccaccctagtgaggataaagcggttcagaaaatgacagatATTGATTGCTGGCCATATCAatgtattgatatttttttaaacggaaatgaattaaaaatgtttaagatTTGTATTAATCACGGCCCATTATGTTGATAGACGtttaattcatttgaaatgggcAAGATgaactggacgtctatcgccgtcaatagcagccgaTGAGGTCGATGTAATTTTTAACCAATTTATTTCTAGGCAATTCAAAGCATTTTGGTAGCTGTCCGATATTTGCCTTGatccaaatatatttttggcatTGGGTTCCATGGGTACAGACTACAGACCGAGTCACGTAAACAGTTCCAGTTATTACATTACCGTTACTGGTGACCGCAGGGATGCTGCCGACGTTACTTGTCGCATTTTCATTTGCGATACAATTGCTTGAAGTCAATGTTGTTGTGGCGTTAGACGAAGCTCCGGTGGTGACAGACTGATTGTCAACATTCATAGCGTCCTCGTTCTGTGCAGTTTTGGGCAAACAACTTGGCGGCTAGCTAACGCGCAAAACTCGATGAGTAGCCccttgagaagaaaaaaagcgaCAAAAGCACACAAATACAGCAACTCGGGTTCTTAAGGAGCTCCGCGTGTCTTAAAAAACCCGTTCCACTAATTTAAGGGTTTAATAAACGAAATTAAATGCAGAGTCAtgagctagctagcatcacagTTGTTGCTGCTGAGCTCCGCTCACGCTGGTTTTACTAGCAAATGGCGTCATGTGACCTTCGCTATAAAAATATGACGACGTGAGCCGGAAAAACCCGAATgagccactcgtttcaaatcgGAAAGAGGAAGTCAGGTTAGTCATCTTTGAATTATTTCATAGTCTGATTTCTGTACATTACAGAAATGCGAAGGGGTGGCTTCAGATTCAAAGTGAccgatttaaaagaaaaaaataacgaaAGGTGAGATATTCAATAACGGGAACACCTTTAAGGCAGTgacattccaaaataaaagtacTGCACATTAAAGTGGTATACAGTATATTATTCTGGAGGGTTTTAAGAACCATTCCAGTTCTGGCACAGTTATTGACTACATCAACTGAAATTATGAGAAATACATGTTATATCATCTTACTTTTATTGTGGATTGCCACATTCTATTAATATTCAGTATTTCACTTTGAAAACACTAGGCAGTGTATACTGTGCTTAGTGTTCTTCGATGTATTGTGTCGTGGAGACGTTCAAGGAACGTTTGTCATTGTTACACATTGGTACCCAGAGCACATCTGAGTTACTCGTTTAgaatattaatataataaatacaacATGGTAGATGTATTTTACCCATTATTTGTTTAGACTACgcgttaaaaattaaaaaactaaacgGTCATTCGTAGTCCACTTTCAATTTATGTACATGACTTTTGCATTTTACCGTAGTCC includes the following:
- the taf10 gene encoding transcription initiation factor TFIID subunit 10, translating into MNVDNQSVTTGASSNATTTLTSSNCIANENATSNVGSIPAVTSNASTPATAVTSSSDSSVPNGVYVPGSITNGDMKPNVSTTPLADFVMQLEEYTPTIPDAVTGYYLNRAGFEASDPRIIRLISLASQKFISDIANDALQYCKMKGTASGSSRSKTKDKKYTLTMEDLGPALSEYGVNVKKPYYFT